A part of Bacillus thuringiensis genomic DNA contains:
- a CDS encoding FAD-binding oxidoreductase, whose protein sequence is MKQTKLTGRIVVPSDPDYDVARMNLNLSIPKLPCIIVFCQNKNDVCNALKWARERHVPFRLRSGRHSYENFSLLNRGLIIDVSEMHRITVNSDTLTATIEAGANLDTVYKELWNYGVTIPAGTSASVGIVGLALGGGIGMLSRLFGLTCDQLVEIEMVQACGKFGANIIRANEHENHNLFWACRGGGGGNFGIVTSLTFRVHPIKNVSIFSITWEWEDFIAAFQAWQNWAPYIDERLTSSIELFAKQRNKIEVKGEFVGPPSELHSLLSPLLETGTPSLFIDEVPYIKAVQFFNSGNIPENFKRSGSYVYKPIPLKGIQIMQHFLSHAPNKDASIWHQSLIGAVENISPTETAYFHRKAIIAQEYITAWKCDAEENRNIRWVKDLRESLDPYTLGDYVNWPDIDIKNWQTSYYGSNFHRLRKVKTAYDPCNVFRFQQSIPPFHT, encoded by the coding sequence TTGAAACAAACAAAATTAACAGGTCGTATTGTTGTTCCCTCAGATCCTGACTATGACGTAGCCCGAATGAATTTAAATTTAAGTATTCCAAAACTCCCTTGTATTATTGTTTTTTGTCAAAATAAAAATGATGTGTGTAACGCCTTAAAATGGGCACGCGAACGTCATGTACCATTTCGCTTAAGAAGCGGCCGTCATAGCTATGAAAATTTCTCTCTTTTAAATCGTGGGCTTATTATTGACGTGAGTGAAATGCATCGCATTACTGTTAATTCAGATACATTAACAGCAACAATTGAAGCTGGTGCAAATCTTGACACTGTCTATAAAGAGCTTTGGAATTATGGTGTGACAATACCGGCTGGTACAAGCGCAAGCGTTGGAATTGTTGGATTAGCACTTGGCGGTGGCATCGGTATGCTTTCACGCTTATTTGGATTAACATGTGATCAATTAGTAGAAATTGAAATGGTACAAGCGTGCGGTAAATTTGGAGCAAACATCATTCGTGCAAACGAGCATGAAAACCATAACTTATTTTGGGCATGCCGCGGTGGTGGTGGTGGAAACTTCGGAATTGTTACTTCTTTAACTTTTCGAGTGCATCCTATAAAGAATGTATCAATCTTCTCAATTACATGGGAATGGGAAGATTTTATCGCTGCATTTCAAGCGTGGCAAAACTGGGCGCCTTATATAGACGAACGTCTCACTTCATCAATTGAATTATTCGCAAAGCAACGAAATAAAATTGAAGTAAAAGGTGAATTTGTTGGCCCTCCCTCTGAACTCCATTCCTTATTATCTCCTCTTCTTGAAACTGGTACCCCTTCACTTTTTATAGATGAAGTTCCGTATATAAAAGCTGTTCAATTCTTTAATAGTGGTAATATTCCTGAAAACTTTAAGCGTTCTGGTTCCTACGTGTATAAACCTATCCCTCTTAAAGGAATTCAAATTATGCAACATTTTCTTTCTCATGCTCCTAATAAAGATGCGAGTATTTGGCACCAATCGCTCATAGGTGCTGTCGAAAATATTTCACCTACTGAAACAGCTTATTTTCATCGTAAGGCAATTATTGCGCAAGAGTACATTACCGCTTGGAAATGCGATGCTGAAGAAAATCGTAACATACGCTGGGTTAAAGATTTACGAGAAAGCTTAGATCCATATACACTAGGTGACTATGTCAATTGGCCCGATATCGACATTAAAAATTGGCAAACGAGTTATTATGGTTCTAACTTTCATAGACTACGTAAGGTGAAAACAGCTTATGACCCATGCAATGTTTTTCGTTTTCAACAAAGTATTCCACCATTTCATACGTAA
- a CDS encoding glycoside hydrolase family 13 protein: protein MNKTWWKEAVAYQIYPRSFMDSNGDGIGDLQGIIAKLDYLKDLGIDVIWICPMYKSPNDDNGYDISDYQDIMDEFGTMEDFDALLDEVHKRDMKLIIDLVINHTSDEHPWFIESRSSKDNPKRDWYIWHDGKDGAEPNNWESIFNGSAWEYDEETEQYYLHLFSRKQPDLNWENKEVREVLYDTVNWWLDKGIDGFRVDAISHIKKEDGFKDMPNPKELKYVPSFDKHMNVDGIQPLLEELKENTFSKYDIMTVGEANGVKIEDAELWVGEEQGKFNMVFQFEHLSLWDAEKKKDLDVVGLKKVLTKWQKGLENKGWNALYIENHDKPRIVSTWGDDKQYWRESATALGAMYFFMHGTPFIYQGQEIGMTNVQFPNIEDYDDVAIKNLYREKIAEGVSHQDMMEIIWASCRDNSRTPMQWNDEMNAGFTTSTPWFGMNPNYKEINVEKQKNEENSIFSFYKKMIALKKEHDVLNYGTYDLLLEDDPQIYAYTRTLNDEKIVVISNITKEEAVYNEGSFALERKRLLLNNYEVAEHEQVTTITLKPYETRVYRIS, encoded by the coding sequence ATGAATAAGACATGGTGGAAAGAAGCGGTTGCTTATCAAATTTACCCACGTAGCTTTATGGATTCAAATGGTGATGGTATTGGAGATTTACAAGGTATTATTGCGAAATTGGATTATTTAAAAGATTTAGGTATAGATGTAATTTGGATTTGTCCAATGTATAAGTCACCTAATGATGATAATGGTTATGACATTAGTGATTATCAAGATATCATGGATGAGTTTGGTACGATGGAAGACTTTGATGCTTTACTAGATGAAGTTCATAAGCGTGATATGAAGCTTATTATTGATTTGGTTATTAATCATACAAGTGATGAACATCCATGGTTTATTGAGTCTCGTTCATCTAAAGACAATCCGAAGCGTGATTGGTATATTTGGCACGATGGTAAAGATGGTGCGGAACCAAACAACTGGGAAAGTATTTTTAATGGTTCGGCATGGGAATATGATGAAGAAACAGAACAATATTATTTACATTTATTCTCGCGTAAACAACCAGATTTAAACTGGGAGAATAAAGAAGTTCGCGAAGTGCTATACGATACAGTTAATTGGTGGCTTGATAAAGGAATTGATGGTTTCCGAGTGGATGCAATTAGCCATATTAAAAAAGAAGATGGCTTCAAAGATATGCCGAATCCAAAAGAACTAAAGTATGTACCATCTTTTGATAAGCATATGAATGTGGATGGTATTCAACCTTTATTAGAAGAGTTAAAAGAAAATACGTTTTCTAAGTACGATATTATGACTGTTGGTGAAGCGAATGGCGTTAAGATTGAAGATGCTGAGCTTTGGGTTGGAGAAGAGCAAGGCAAGTTCAATATGGTATTCCAATTCGAGCATTTAAGCCTATGGGATGCAGAGAAGAAGAAAGATCTTGATGTTGTAGGGTTGAAAAAGGTGTTAACGAAATGGCAAAAAGGGTTAGAAAATAAAGGATGGAATGCTTTATATATTGAGAATCACGATAAGCCACGTATCGTTTCAACTTGGGGAGATGATAAACAATATTGGCGTGAAAGTGCAACGGCTCTTGGAGCAATGTATTTCTTTATGCACGGTACACCGTTTATTTATCAAGGACAAGAAATTGGGATGACAAATGTTCAATTCCCAAATATTGAAGATTACGACGATGTAGCAATTAAAAATTTATATCGCGAGAAGATTGCAGAGGGTGTATCACATCAAGATATGATGGAGATTATATGGGCTTCTTGCCGCGATAATTCACGTACACCTATGCAGTGGAACGATGAGATGAATGCTGGCTTTACAACAAGTACACCTTGGTTTGGTATGAATCCAAACTACAAAGAAATTAATGTTGAAAAGCAAAAGAATGAAGAGAACTCTATTTTCAGCTTCTATAAGAAAATGATTGCCCTGAAAAAAGAGCATGATGTACTGAATTACGGTACGTACGATTTACTTTTAGAAGATGATCCGCAAATTTATGCATATACTCGTACATTAAACGATGAAAAAATCGTTGTAATTAGTAATATCACAAAAGAGGAAGCGGTATATAATGAGGGTTCATTTGCACTAGAACGCAAACGTTTGCTTTTAAATAACTATGAAGTTGCGGAACATGAACAAGTGACTACAATTACGTTAAAACCTTATGAAACAAGGGTTTATCGCATTTCATAA
- a CDS encoding PTS transporter subunit IIBC: MKITSFDFWQKFGKALLVVVAVMPAAGLMISIGKLIGMSAGDINAVHTIARVMEDIGWAIITNLHILFAVAIGGSWAKDRAGGAFAALLAFVLTNRITGAIFGVNAEMLADSKATVSSVLAGDLVVKDYFTSVLGAPALNMGVFVGIITGFLGATLYNKYYNYNKLPQALAFFNGKRFVPFVVIVWSTVTAIVLSLLWPFIQSGLNEFGRWIAASKDSAPVVAPFVYGTLERLLLPFGLHHMLTIPMNYTELGGTYTMLTGSKVGQIVAGQDPLWLAWITDLNNLLASGDTKAYNDLLNNVVPARFKAGQVIGSTAALMGIAFAMFRNVDKEKRAKYKPMFLSAALAVFLTGVTEPIEFMFMFIAPVLYVVYAITTGLAFALADLINLRVHAFGFIELITRTPMMVNAGLTRDLINFVIVSLVFFGLNFTLFNFLIKKFNLPTPGRAGNYIDNEDESSEGTGNVQDGSLATKVIDLLGGKENIADVDACMTRLRVTVKDLDVVAPEAQWKQNGALGLIVKDKGVQAVYGPKADVLKSDIQDMLGA; encoded by the coding sequence ATGAAAATTACGTCTTTTGATTTTTGGCAAAAGTTCGGGAAAGCATTATTAGTTGTTGTAGCTGTAATGCCAGCAGCTGGTTTAATGATTTCTATTGGTAAGTTAATTGGGATGTCTGCTGGGGATATTAACGCAGTTCATACAATCGCTCGCGTAATGGAAGATATCGGTTGGGCAATTATTACAAATCTGCACATCTTATTCGCAGTAGCAATTGGGGGATCTTGGGCGAAAGATCGCGCAGGTGGTGCATTTGCAGCACTATTAGCATTCGTCTTAACGAATAGAATTACAGGAGCTATATTTGGAGTAAACGCTGAAATGTTAGCGGATTCAAAAGCGACAGTTTCTTCAGTATTAGCAGGAGATTTAGTTGTAAAAGATTACTTTACTTCTGTACTTGGTGCACCAGCATTAAACATGGGAGTTTTCGTAGGGATTATCACAGGTTTCTTAGGAGCTACTCTATATAACAAATATTATAACTATAACAAACTGCCACAGGCATTAGCATTCTTTAACGGAAAACGATTCGTACCATTCGTTGTAATTGTTTGGTCTACAGTCACTGCAATTGTATTATCACTTTTATGGCCATTCATCCAAAGTGGATTAAATGAATTTGGTCGCTGGATTGCAGCTTCAAAGGATAGTGCACCGGTTGTTGCACCGTTTGTATATGGAACGTTAGAGCGTTTACTATTACCATTCGGTTTACACCATATGTTAACGATTCCGATGAACTACACAGAGCTAGGCGGAACATATACAATGTTAACTGGCTCAAAAGTGGGACAAATTGTAGCAGGACAAGATCCATTATGGCTTGCATGGATTACAGATTTAAATAACTTATTAGCAAGTGGAGATACGAAAGCATATAACGATCTATTAAATAATGTTGTACCAGCTCGTTTCAAAGCTGGACAAGTAATCGGTTCAACAGCAGCGTTAATGGGTATTGCTTTCGCGATGTTCCGTAATGTTGATAAAGAAAAACGTGCAAAATATAAACCAATGTTCTTATCAGCAGCATTAGCAGTATTCTTAACAGGTGTAACAGAACCAATTGAATTCATGTTCATGTTTATTGCTCCAGTATTATATGTTGTATATGCAATTACAACAGGACTTGCATTCGCATTAGCAGATTTAATCAACTTACGTGTTCACGCATTTGGATTTATTGAGTTAATTACTCGTACACCGATGATGGTTAATGCAGGATTAACTAGAGATTTAATCAATTTCGTTATCGTTTCATTAGTATTCTTCGGTCTGAACTTTACATTATTCAATTTCTTAATTAAAAAATTCAATTTACCAACACCAGGACGTGCAGGTAACTATATTGATAATGAAGATGAGTCATCAGAAGGAACAGGAAATGTACAAGATGGTTCATTAGCAACAAAAGTTATTGATTTATTAGGTGGTAAAGAAAACATTGCTGACGTAGATGCTTGTATGACGCGTTTACGTGTAACAGTAAAAGATTTAGATGTTGTTGCACCAGAAGCACAGTGGAAACAAAATGGTGCTTTAGGACTTATCGTAAAAGATAAAGGTGTACAAGCAGTATATGGTCCGAAAGCTGACGTATTAAAGTCAGACATTCAAGATATGTTAGGTGCGTAA
- a CDS encoding methyl-accepting chemotaxis protein yields the protein MVKNIDTTFSYTNNQVQQIRKQTGEATKQARGVSETLAEISSGAEQSAASIQAIVSTVDTTTSIASEVEEKAKQSDELSLEMVQALGQSTRVFTSLIQGIQTLAKENEDSMQNVQKLEERMKQVEHIVSVVSEIASQTNLLALNASIEAARAGEHGRGFAVVAEEVRKLADESDHSARNISQLLRNMQDEVQQVALKMTEQVKIAKEEAERGAATELILKEMSSSVMEVADATKQISSYMNEQVSHIHQTGAQTKAVAAIAEETSAGSQEVARVTLQQSKNMVVIDQLLKDLEKQAADLKQTIERFSM from the coding sequence ATGGTAAAAAATATTGATACTACATTTTCGTATACAAATAATCAAGTTCAGCAAATTAGAAAGCAAACAGGGGAAGCGACAAAACAAGCGCGAGGTGTTTCTGAAACTCTTGCAGAGATTTCTTCTGGCGCTGAGCAATCAGCTGCTTCCATTCAGGCAATTGTTTCTACCGTTGATACAACAACTTCTATTGCGAGTGAAGTAGAAGAAAAAGCAAAGCAGTCTGACGAGTTGTCTTTAGAAATGGTTCAAGCTTTAGGGCAAAGTACACGTGTCTTTACTTCTTTAATTCAAGGTATTCAAACATTGGCAAAAGAAAATGAAGATTCGATGCAAAATGTACAGAAGTTAGAAGAACGAATGAAACAAGTAGAACATATTGTTTCTGTTGTGAGTGAGATTGCTAGTCAAACGAATTTATTAGCACTGAATGCTTCTATTGAGGCAGCTCGTGCTGGAGAGCATGGAAGGGGATTTGCGGTTGTTGCGGAAGAAGTACGGAAACTTGCCGATGAAAGTGATCATTCTGCAAGAAACATATCGCAGTTATTACGAAATATGCAAGATGAAGTGCAACAAGTCGCATTGAAAATGACAGAGCAAGTGAAAATAGCTAAAGAAGAGGCAGAACGTGGGGCAGCTACGGAATTAATTTTAAAAGAAATGTCATCAAGTGTTATGGAAGTAGCCGATGCAACGAAGCAAATTAGTAGCTATATGAACGAACAAGTGAGTCACATTCATCAAACAGGGGCACAGACGAAGGCTGTAGCAGCAATTGCTGAGGAAACATCAGCTGGTTCACAAGAAGTGGCACGTGTGACGTTGCAACAATCTAAAAATATGGTAGTAATCGATCAATTGTTAAAGGATTTAGAGAAGCAAGCAGCGGACTTGAAACAAACAATTGAACGATTTTCAATGTAA
- a CDS encoding endonuclease/exonuclease/phosphatase family protein: MKLLTLNCHSWQEENQMEKIKYLAKVIQEEEYDVIALQEVSQSIGAKNVCGNKKEDNFGLLLLEELKALHVKDYNITWDFSHIGYDVYEEGLAILTKHNVINEDTFFVSENKDTTYWKTRKIVSVTIAYNGKNITFYSCHLGWWNDEEESFKGQVDRLMEHVNRNEFSFLMGDFNNNARLEGEGYEYMIQKGLYDTYELAIEKDEGTTVQGEIAGWDENKHNLRIDLILCNQSEKIRSSKVIFNGTNRNVISDHFGVEVQVGI; encoded by the coding sequence ATGAAATTGCTAACTTTAAACTGTCACTCTTGGCAAGAAGAGAATCAAATGGAAAAGATAAAATATCTTGCTAAAGTCATTCAAGAAGAAGAGTACGATGTCATCGCATTGCAAGAAGTAAGTCAGTCGATAGGGGCTAAAAATGTATGCGGTAACAAGAAAGAAGATAATTTTGGACTTTTACTATTAGAAGAGTTAAAAGCTTTACATGTAAAAGATTACAATATTACTTGGGATTTCTCTCATATTGGTTATGATGTGTATGAAGAAGGATTAGCGATTCTAACGAAACATAATGTTATAAATGAAGATACGTTTTTTGTATCAGAAAATAAGGATACAACGTATTGGAAAACACGCAAAATTGTAAGTGTAACAATTGCTTATAATGGTAAGAACATCACGTTTTACTCTTGTCACCTTGGTTGGTGGAATGATGAAGAAGAATCATTCAAAGGTCAAGTTGATCGTTTAATGGAGCATGTAAATCGCAATGAATTTTCCTTCTTAATGGGTGATTTTAATAACAATGCTCGTTTGGAAGGCGAAGGTTATGAATATATGATACAAAAAGGTTTGTATGACACATATGAACTAGCAATAGAGAAGGATGAAGGAACAACTGTCCAAGGTGAGATTGCTGGTTGGGATGAAAATAAACATAATTTACGAATCGATTTAATATTGTGTAACCAAAGTGAAAAAATTCGTTCTTCAAAAGTCATTTTTAATGGTACGAACCGAAATGTAATTTCAGATCATTTCGGTGTAGAAGTACAAGTAGGTATATAA
- a CDS encoding YhgE/Pip domain-containing protein, with protein sequence MKQIWRIYKTDLRNVAKHWAAIVIVLGLMILPSLYAWFNIKASWDPYGNTKGIQIAVSNQDAGSNLRGKDINIGKEIVDSLKKDKNFGWKFVDEKQAIYGVERGDYSASITIPKDFSEKIATVLDENPQKPEIEYYVNEKVNAIAPKITAKGASGLTEEISKNFVKTANGEIFEIFNDLGIDLETNLPSIEKVKDLVFKLEAQFPEMNTLMDKALDDATRAEDVVKVAQKELPVVESVINDGQDTLKSLDAFFARNDETLNRAPGTIKNNLIAMQTGLNSAAAITDFLKNPSVDFNMALPDPSKFPVLPNITIPQIPELPQVNGQLYKDIAKNIDQTVNNVFGSIRVGTTYAQGVINGLQNGNFDPEKAKQDLNKVSENLQGRVDSVSYLIDVFTKFKESAPTDSGKDFFQKRIDKLTNLKSAIENANGGVKDIANIIGTGQEVKQDVRDATNKKLDAINNLVNQAEADYNATFVADFEKAVSTAEQLKDKAGNAQQNLNQEIKKVNEILDNGREGYDQAVNNYSRLKTELEKAREDLSNKGVNGLDSTKVALNDLNGQFKAGLNLVNDMIPVMENANKVLADVNSDKNTNNMISNLNKVKDGLQKGIDLTDKGIDAINKGQKPAADVIESINKVSKNVSGQIGDILAKYDTEIVPNFNEAIARTKEMSKNTSQILKEADKKLPDVKKLLEDSSKGLVDGRKKLADIKADMPETEKKIKDLANKIRDFESEEDIKDIIRLLKNDVEKQSDYFANPVNLKENKLFAMPNYGSAMSPFYTVLALWVGALLMVSLLTVEVHEEGANYKSHEIYFGRLLTFLTIGLSQAFIVSMGDIFLLGTYVVDKFWFVLFSLFIGGVFVCIVYSLVSIFGNVGKSMAIILLVLQVAGSGGTFPIQMTPPFFQAIYPFLPFTYAISAIRETVGGMLWDIVIRDLLVLSVFVVVIVIAALLLKTPINKSSEKFVENAKGSKIIH encoded by the coding sequence ATGAAACAAATTTGGCGTATTTATAAGACAGATTTACGGAATGTAGCTAAACATTGGGCTGCGATTGTTATTGTTTTAGGATTAATGATTTTACCATCGTTATATGCATGGTTTAACATTAAAGCTTCCTGGGATCCTTACGGAAATACGAAAGGAATCCAGATTGCAGTTTCTAACCAAGATGCTGGATCAAATTTAAGAGGGAAAGATATTAACATCGGGAAAGAAATTGTAGATTCACTTAAGAAGGACAAAAATTTTGGGTGGAAGTTTGTTGATGAAAAGCAAGCGATTTATGGGGTAGAACGTGGAGATTATTCTGCAAGTATTACTATTCCAAAAGATTTCTCTGAAAAGATTGCAACAGTCTTGGATGAAAATCCACAGAAACCAGAAATTGAGTATTACGTAAATGAAAAGGTAAATGCCATTGCGCCGAAGATTACAGCTAAAGGTGCATCGGGTCTTACAGAAGAGATTAGTAAAAACTTTGTTAAAACAGCAAACGGCGAGATTTTTGAAATCTTCAACGATCTTGGAATCGATTTAGAAACGAACTTGCCGAGTATCGAGAAAGTAAAAGACCTTGTATTTAAGTTAGAAGCGCAGTTCCCAGAAATGAATACATTGATGGATAAGGCGTTAGATGATGCGACTCGAGCAGAAGATGTTGTGAAGGTAGCACAGAAAGAATTGCCGGTTGTGGAAAGTGTTATTAATGATGGTCAGGATACACTTAAGAGCTTAGATGCATTCTTTGCGAGAAACGATGAAACATTGAATCGTGCTCCAGGAACTATTAAGAATAATTTAATCGCAATGCAAACAGGTTTGAATAGTGCGGCGGCGATTACGGATTTCTTAAAAAATCCATCTGTTGATTTCAATATGGCACTTCCAGATCCATCTAAATTCCCAGTGTTACCTAATATAACTATTCCACAGATACCAGAATTACCGCAGGTGAATGGTCAATTATATAAAGATATAGCTAAAAATATTGATCAAACTGTAAATAATGTATTCGGCTCAATACGTGTTGGAACAACTTATGCACAGGGAGTTATAAACGGTTTACAAAATGGTAATTTTGATCCAGAAAAAGCGAAACAAGATCTTAATAAGGTTTCTGAGAACCTTCAAGGGCGTGTGGATAGTGTTTCATATTTAATTGATGTCTTTACTAAATTTAAAGAATCCGCACCAACTGATTCTGGAAAAGACTTCTTCCAAAAACGAATAGATAAATTAACGAATCTTAAATCAGCTATAGAAAATGCAAATGGCGGCGTTAAAGATATCGCTAATATTATTGGTACAGGGCAAGAAGTGAAACAAGATGTAAGAGATGCTACTAATAAAAAGTTAGATGCAATCAATAATTTGGTAAACCAAGCGGAGGCAGATTATAATGCGACGTTTGTAGCGGATTTTGAAAAAGCGGTAAGTACGGCTGAACAATTAAAAGATAAAGCTGGAAATGCGCAACAGAATTTAAATCAAGAAATAAAAAAAGTTAACGAGATATTAGACAATGGTAGAGAAGGCTATGATCAGGCTGTAAATAATTACAGCAGATTAAAAACAGAGCTTGAAAAAGCCAGAGAAGACTTAAGTAATAAAGGTGTCAACGGACTAGATTCTACAAAAGTAGCTTTAAATGATCTAAATGGCCAGTTCAAAGCCGGGTTAAATTTAGTTAACGATATGATTCCTGTTATGGAAAATGCGAATAAAGTTTTAGCAGATGTAAATAGTGATAAGAACACGAATAACATGATTTCTAACTTGAATAAAGTAAAAGATGGTCTTCAAAAAGGAATCGATTTAACTGATAAGGGAATTGACGCTATTAATAAAGGTCAAAAACCGGCGGCAGATGTTATTGAGAGTATTAATAAAGTATCTAAAAATGTTTCGGGTCAAATAGGTGATATCTTAGCTAAATACGATACAGAAATCGTTCCAAACTTTAATGAAGCAATTGCTCGTACAAAAGAGATGTCTAAAAACACATCTCAAATTTTAAAAGAAGCAGACAAAAAGCTTCCGGATGTTAAAAAGTTACTAGAAGATTCATCAAAAGGCTTAGTAGACGGTAGAAAGAAATTAGCAGACATTAAGGCTGACATGCCGGAGACTGAGAAAAAGATTAAAGACTTAGCAAATAAAATTCGTGATTTTGAATCAGAAGAGGATATAAAAGACATCATACGCTTATTGAAAAATGATGTTGAAAAGCAAAGTGATTACTTCGCGAATCCAGTAAATTTAAAAGAGAATAAGTTATTTGCAATGCCGAACTACGGTTCAGCAATGTCACCATTCTACACAGTGCTTGCATTATGGGTAGGCGCATTATTAATGGTTTCATTATTAACGGTAGAAGTACATGAAGAGGGCGCGAATTATAAGAGCCATGAAATATACTTTGGACGTTTATTAACATTCTTAACGATAGGTCTTTCACAGGCGTTTATCGTATCAATGGGGGATATATTCTTACTCGGTACGTACGTAGTCGATAAATTCTGGTTTGTGTTATTTAGTTTATTTATTGGCGGAGTATTTGTTTGTATCGTGTACTCACTTGTTTCTATTTTCGGAAACGTTGGGAAATCGATGGCAATCATTTTACTTGTGCTTCAAGTAGCAGGATCGGGCGGAACATTCCCAATTCAAATGACACCACCATTCTTCCAAGCGATTTATCCGTTCTTACCATTCACATATGCAATTAGTGCAATTCGTGAAACGGTAGGTGGAATGCTTTGGGATATAGTTATTAGAGATTTACTTGTACTAAGTGTTTTCGTAGTAGTCATCGTTATTGCTGCGTTATTATTGAAAACACCAATTAACAAATCGAGTGAAAAGTTTGTTGAGAACGCAAAAGGAAGTAAAATTATTCATTAA